In the genome of Bremerella sp. P1, the window CTGCACGGCACCTACGAGAAGAAAATGGCCGGCCCCGAAGGAAGCGGCGACTATCTTTACGACGACTATGCCAAGTTGATGTACGACCTGATCGCCTTGGCATTCCAAACCGACTCGACGCGAGTCATCTCGTATGTCGTACGTAAGGAACTGGCAGGGGGCGTGTATCCTGAGTTCAACGTATCCAAGGGTTACCACGCGTTGTCGCATCATGGCAACGATCCACAAAGTCTCGAGGAACTTGCACGCGTTGACGCAATATACATGAACCATTGGGCCTACTTTTTGGATCGCTTGCAGTCGATCCGAGAAGCCGATGGAACCCTACTGGATCGAACCGTTCTGGGGCTCTCAAGTGGCATGGGTTTCGAGCACAGTAAGAATAATCTGCCTACGATCGTTAGTGGTGGTTCGGCGCTCGGGGTCAAGCATTGCGGCCACTTGAAGCTGCAATCCGAGATTCCGCTGGCGTCTGTCTGGCATACGATGCTGGACCGAGTCGGAGTCGACGTAGGTAACGAGTTCCAAGACAGTTCAGGCCTTGTTGAAGCGTTGGTAAGTTAGATGGCACGTTGGACACTCCTCCTTAGTTTGATACTCCTGCAAGCTGTCTGTTGGAACGCTCGCCTACATGGTGAGGATAATGAGGCAGAGCGTAACTCACTCGGTATGACGATGGTTCGTCTCTCGCAAGGTGAGTTCGAAATGGGCATGCTCGACGAGCATCGCTTAAAGCTCGAACACAAAGCAAGCGCTTACCAGCGCGAAATCCACGACTACGTCGAAAGGCCTTCTTTCCCGGTTCGGCTGTCTCATGGCTTTTCGATCGGTGAAACCGAGGTAACCGTTTCGCAGTTCCGCGCCTTCGTCGATGCCACAGGCTATCAAACCGATGCCGAGAAAGCCGGCAAGGCTTGGGTATTTAAGCCCGATGCGGAAGCTCCCCTCGATCGATTCTCATTAGTCCAAGGTGCCAACTGGAAGAATCCGGGTTTCGAGCAATCGGACAAGCATCCGGTCACCTGCATCAGCTGGCACGACGCCCAGGAATTCTGTCGATGGCTCAGCAAAAAGGAAGGAGCCATTTACCGCCTGCCGACAGAGGCCGAGTGGGAATATGCTTGCCGCGCTGGCACGCGCAGTTCTTACTTCAGTGGCGAAGAGCCCGATAGCGTGTACGCGGTAGGCAATGTAGCCGACGCCAGTTTTTACGCCCTGCATCCGGAAGATGTTCTTCGCCAGCGTACTGTGCGCCTCGAAACAGACGACGGAGACGGTTTTGCCTTCACCGCTCCAGCGAAGTCATTTCGGCCCAATGCCTGGGGTATCTACGATACGCACGGCAACGTGTGGGAATGGTGCTACGATAAGTACTCCGACCGCTACTATGATGACATGCTCGCTGAAGCTCGCGAAAAAGGCTCACGAACCAAGCCCGAGCCAATCGTCGATCCACAAGGGCCTGAGAATACTCCCAAGCACGAGCATGGTGATTGGAGGTCGCTACGCGGTGGTTCCTGGTATGTCGCGCCGCTCCAATGCCGCTCGTCGGTTCGAGCGTTCGCAGAAGCCCATGATACTTTCAGCTATATTGGCTTCCGCGTTGTTCGTGAAGAGAATTGACATCCCCCCGTTCACATCAGTGTAATGCTCGAAGCGTTCGACATGTGCCGCTCTCGACTTCTATCTTCGGTCGTCGCGTTGTAAGCTGCGAACCTGGTCCTCAAGCTCATGGATTCTCTTCTGAAGATCTTCGATGACGCCTGTCACCATCGTTTGCGGAAAACGCTTATGAATGTGCTGCGGACAGTTGATATCCCACGCTTCGATATGAAATAGCACAACCCTCTCAACCTGGCCCGGGTATTCGGGATCTTGCAACCGCCGCTGCAGTTCCATATTTCCTTCTACCACTTCCGCACTGCCCCAGAGCTTCACGCGACGACGATTGAT includes:
- a CDS encoding formylglycine-generating enzyme family protein encodes the protein MARWTLLLSLILLQAVCWNARLHGEDNEAERNSLGMTMVRLSQGEFEMGMLDEHRLKLEHKASAYQREIHDYVERPSFPVRLSHGFSIGETEVTVSQFRAFVDATGYQTDAEKAGKAWVFKPDAEAPLDRFSLVQGANWKNPGFEQSDKHPVTCISWHDAQEFCRWLSKKEGAIYRLPTEAEWEYACRAGTRSSYFSGEEPDSVYAVGNVADASFYALHPEDVLRQRTVRLETDDGDGFAFTAPAKSFRPNAWGIYDTHGNVWEWCYDKYSDRYYDDMLAEAREKGSRTKPEPIVDPQGPENTPKHEHGDWRSLRGGSWYVAPLQCRSSVRAFAEAHDTFSYIGFRVVREEN